Below is a genomic region from Phycobacter azelaicus.
GCCGGCCTTGATCGCGGCATGCCAATGGCGCAGGCCATGTCGCAGGCTTCTCGCGCGGCGGCCTTGATGGTGACCCGGCACGGTACTGCCGATGTCATTCCCGACCTGAAAGAGGTTCAGGACGCACGGCTCTGATCGGCGTTGATCCACCATGCGTGCTTGATGGCCTAACCTATTGGCGCGTCTCTAATCCTTAAGAGCTGCGATTAAGCGGGGACTTATTTCCATAAAGTAGACGTTTTGGTAAAACATTCCGAAGTATGCAGAGGGCTGTCATTATGGAGTTCTAGTATGTCCCTTCGCATGCGTATTGTCGTTTCGCTTTTGGTCAGTTCACTGGTCGCGATTGCCATCGTTACCGTTCCCCTGTTCATGGGTCTTGGAACGGTATCTGACGAGGGGATTAAACGCGAACTCCAGCAGTTTGAGGCACGCGTCTATTCACAAATTGAAGGTCAGCAGCGTTTGGCGCTTACCACGGCCCAGACTGTAGCCTCCATGCCGGATGTTCAGCGCGCCGTCGCCGAGCAGGACCGCGAAACGCTTGATCGCCTTTTCGCGCAGAACTTCAAAGGTCTGGCAGCAGAGGCCGGAATCGCCCAGTTCCAGTTTCATACGCCCACAGCGGTGTCGGTTTTCCGGGTCCACAAGCCCGAAAAATTTGGCGATGATCTTTCTGGCTTCCGGCATTCCGTTGTCGCTGCCAACGCGGAGAAGGCCCCGGTGTCCGGTCTGGAGCGTGGCAGGGCAGGGATCGGCATTCGCGGGATCAGCCCGATCTTCTTTGAGGGGCGTCATGTGGGCACAGTTGAGATCGGTCTGAAATTCGACAGTGCGCTCATCGAAAGCCTGACCGAAGGTAGCGACAGCCGTATCGAAGTTTACCTGCTGCCCGACAGCGATATCAGTTCTTTCTCGGCCAACGGTTCGGAAATTCAGCGCCTGACCGGCAATTATGATGGACCGTCACTGATCAATGCAGAAACCCTGGCGTCGTTTGTTGGTGGAGAGGTCATTGAGCGTGAAAACTTTGAAATCGACAATGCTGCCTACGCAGGACGGCCGTTTGAAATCCGCGATTTTTCGGGCAATCTGGTTGCTGTTGGCAACGCCCTTGTGCCTCTGGAATCAGTAAATGCGATCACGAACACGATCCGGACCACGGGTTTCGGCGCAGCTCTGGTTGCCATGCTTTTGGCAGGTGCCATGGCGCTTGTCTTGGGAAAATGGCTTTGTGGTTTGCTCAATCGTATCAGCCGCCGCATGATCTCCTTGTCAGAGGGTGATCTTTCCATTGAAACCTCTGGACTGCCCACAAAGGGTGAGATCGGCGATATGGTAAGCAGCCTTGGTGTTTTCCGGGATGCACTGATGAAGCAAAAGGAACTGGAAGAGGCTCAAAAAGCCAATGCCAAACATCAGGCCGAGGTCGTTGCATCGCTCGGCAGCAACCTGTCGGTTCTCGCAGGTGGCGATCTGACTGTACGCATCGAAAGCGCCTTCCCCGAGGATTACGAGCAGCTGCGTTCCGATTTCAACAAAACGGTCGAAAACCTGAATGCCACGGTGGCCCAGGTCGTCGATTCTGCGCAGAGCATCCGCAACGGCGCGGCCGAGATCAGCCAGTCTTCGGATGATCTGTCGCACCGCACCGAAAGCCAGGCGGCCACCCTTGAAGAGACCGCCGCGGCCCTCGATGAACTCACCGCATCGGTGAAATCCGCCGCCGAGGGCGCGCGCAGCGTCGAAAACATCATGGAAGAGGCCAAGCAGGAGGCTGAAAACAGCGGCGTCGTTGTGCAAAGCGCGGTGTCGGCGATGACCGAGATCGAGCAGTCCTCGACCCATATCGCGCAGATCATCAGCGTGATCGACGACATTGCCTTCCAGACCAACCTTCTGGCCCTAAACGCAGGCGTCGAAGCCGCCCGCGCGGGCGAAGCGGGCCGCGGCTTTGCGGTGGTGGCCTCCGAAGTGCGGGCGCTGGCGCAGCGTTCTTCGGATGCGGCGATGGAGATCAAGACGCTGATCAGCGACAGCTCGCGCCAGGTGGAGCGCGGCGTGGATCTGGTCGGCAAGGCGGGCGATGCGCTCACCAATATCGTCGAGCGGGTGAACCATATCTCGAAGCTGGTAACGGATATTGCCGAAGGTGCTGTGGAGCAATCCACGGGTCTCGGGGAAATCAACACCGGGGTGGTGCAGCTTGATCAGGTGACGCAGCAGAACGCGGCCATGGTCGAAGAGGCGACGGCTGCGGGCCATATGCTGAACAGCGATGCAACCAAACTGGCCGAGCTGGTGGCGCATTTCAAAGTCTCAGGCAGCAGCGGCATCACACAGATGAGCGCACCGAAACCAGCCGCCAGCACGCCGACGGCGCATGGGGATGACGACTGGGACTTCAGCGATTTCAACGAAGCCGCCCCGGCCGCAACCGGCACCGACGGCAACGCTGCTCTCGACAAGTGGCAGGATTTCTAAGGATCAGACGTTTTCGCGGCTCTATACAGCCATGGGACGATCATCGGGTCGTCTCAGTTGATCTGACTGCTTGTCGGGAATGGTGCCCAGGAGAGGACTCGAACCTCCACGTCCATACGGACACTAGCACCTGAAGCTAGCGCGTCTACCAATTCCGCCACCTGGGCAGGTGTCGTGGACAGGGCGTATAAGCGGAGTCGCAAGAAGCGTCAAACCCAAAATGAAGCTGGTGTGACAATTTCTTTGCACCGGGGTTCATGCCACGGACTTCACAAGAAATTTCAGTGGATTGTTTTTGCAGATACGGTGCCAGGACGGAGGTTTTTGCCCATGGATTTGCGCCGATTTGACCGTCAAGTTTGATCCTGCGCAAAGTCGAGGTGTCCCGACCTTGCCAAAAAGGTTGGTATGACACAGATAGATCGCCTCGCTACTCTCGGGCTGTTCGACAGCCGGGTGCCCCGCTACACCTCATATCCTACAGCCCCGGTCTTTTCGCCGACTGTGGGCGCAACGGAGCAGGCTGTGCATTTGCAGACGCTGGATCCTGCCGTCCCGGTGTCCGTTTATGTCCACATACCGTTTTGCGAACGACTGTGCTGGTTCTGTGCTTGCCGAACCCAAGGCACCCGGCGCCTTGATCCTGTGGAGGCTTATATCGGGACGCTGGAGGCAGAGCTGAAACTGGTGGCGCAGCATCTCCCAAAAGGGGTGCAGATGGGGCGCCTTCATTGGGGCGGTGGGACTCCGACGATTCTGCCGCCGCATCTGATTTACCGGCTGGCTGCCGCTGTAAGGTCCGTCTTTCCAAAGACAACCGACTGGGAATTCTCGGTGGAGATCGACCCGACCCTCGTGGACCGAGAGAAAATCGCTGCCCTGGCGGATGTGGGAATGAACCGCGCCAGCATCGGCATTCAGGACTTCAATCCAGAGGTTCAGGCGGCGATTGGGCGGGATCAATCCTATGAGGTGACGCGTGACTGCGTAGAGGATCTTCGCGAGGCCGGGATCATGTCCCTCAACGCAGATCTGATTTACGGGCTGCCCCATCAGGACGCTGTGAGGCTCTCGGACACGGTGGAAAAGGTGCTGAGTCTTGCGCCGGACCGGATCGCGCTTTTTGGCTATGCTCACGTACCATGGGTGGCCAAGCGTCAGCAGCTGATTGATGAGCTGGCCTTGCCGGGGGACGCCGAGCGTTATGAGCTGGCCTGTCTTGCAGGCGATCAATTCCGGGCCGCCGGGTTCGAAACGATTGGTATCGACCATTTCGCCTTGCCGGGCGACGGTTTGGCAAAAGCAGCCAAGAGCGGCCATCTGCGTCGCAATTTCCAGGGCTATACCGACGACCGCTGCCCGACGTTGATTGGCCTCGGTGCGTCCTCGATTTCTCGTTACGCCGGGGGATACGTCCAGAACGCAGCAGCGACGCCTGCCTATGTGGAGCGGATCGAGGCCGGAGATCTGGCGGGAGCGCGGGGTCACGAGATGAACGAGGATGACCACTTGCGCGCCCGCGCCATCGAGATGGTGATGTGTGACTTCTACCTTGACCGCAGGGCCCTGATCCGGGAGTACGGCGATATGGCGCGCAGCCTTGATATCGAGATGGCTGCCATTCGGGCGCGGTTCGGCGATCTGGTGGCACTGGACGAGCAGGGGCTTTCGATCTTGCCCGAGGGCCGCGCCCTGACGCGGATCATTGCCAGCCAATTCGATGCCCATAAGCCGGAAGGAGTGCGTTACAGTCGCGCCTCCTGAGCCGATCCAATCGGCAGGGCTCCCGCCCGTCGGCGAGCATTGCCATGCCCTTCTTCGGTTGGGCGTGGCACCGCGCTGCGCGCGGTGCGGGCGGCTCTATTAGCATTAGCGCGGCATCGGATTACTGGCGCGGTTGTAGGGCGTCCAATTGGTGATTTCGGGGTAATACATCTGACGCCAGCGGCGCACGCGCGGGTTCATCATACGGCGCCAGACCGGCGGCATCATCGCGGCAATGGTCATCACCGGATAGCCGTAGGGCAACTGAGGCGCATCGGCTTCGGTGTAGTTCTGCAAAAGGGGAAAGCGTCGATCGGGTTTGTAGTGGTGGTCCGAATGACGCTGTAGATTTATCAAGAGCCAGTTCGACGCCTTGTGTGCCGCATTCCAGGAATGGCAGGGGCGCACATGTTCGTACTTGCCATCGCCGAGGTGCTTGCGAGTTAGACCGTAGTGCTCCACATAGTTCACCAGCTCTAGCTGCCAGATGGCGACACCCGCCTGCACCAGGAACAGCACCAGCCCGCCGAAGCCACCCAGAATGACCGCAAGCAGCAGCATCGCGCCCTGCAAGGCCCAGTAGCGGAAGAAGGGATTGGAAAGATCCGTCCAGGGACGATCTTTCTTGGCGAGCTTCTCCTTCTCGGCGCGAAAGGCGGATTGCCAGCATTCGCGCAGCACGCGCGGATAGAACCGGTGAAAACCCTCGTTGTAGCGTGCGGTGACCGGATCGCGCGGGGTGCCGACATAGCGGTGATGCACCAGGAGATGCTCTGATCGGAAATGCGAGTAGAGCACCATCGCCAGAAGGATATCGGCCAGCCAGCGCTCAAGGCGGCTGCGCTGGTGCATCAGCTCGTGACTGTAGTTGATGCCCACGGTGCCGCTGATCACGCCCATGCCGAAGAATAGGCCGAATTTCTCCAAACCGCTGAGGCTCTCGTTTCCGGCCACATAGGCGATCAACCCGAACAGCGTCAGGAATTGGATCGGGACCCAGGCGATGGTCAGAAGGCTGTACCAGCGCAGGTCATCCTCGGGAGTCTGGGGATCGGCATTGTCGAGGTGGAGGCCAAAAACGCCATCAAGTGCGGCAAAAAGGTACCATGTCACCAGCGGCGTCAGCAGAATCCACCAGCCGCCCATAATTGCGGAGAACCATAACAGCGGCACCAGGAGGAAAGACAGCCAGAAGGGCAGGGCAGATTGCCAGCGCCGCAGGGTGTCCGGCGTGATCCTGTGTGCGATACGGTCGGCAGTTGCAGAAGGTTTCATCCTCGGCTCTCCGATGAACTCATGGCGCGTCTGGTGAAACCCTATGCCGGGAGGGTTGGAAACCCAAGGGGGCGAATGGCCTCAGTTTTTCGCGTTTTTGTCCCCGCGCCACAGGTCAAAGGCCTTGCGCATCACCGTGGGCAGGTCGGATGGGCGGAAATCATGCTTGGTGATCACCTCTTGCGCTGGGCCAGGGGAGAAACTGCCCGGCAGTTCAGCCACCATCACCCGCAGGATCAGGTGGAAATGGGTGAAGGTATGGCGCACTTCGGCACCCAGATCCTGCCAATCGGCCTTGAACGGCGGTGCAGGCTCGGGCGCGTCATTCCAGTCCGAACCGGGCCAGCCAAGCATGCCGCCCAACAACCCCTTGTCCGGACGTCGCTCAAGCAACCAGTCGCCTGCAGCGCTCCGCGCAAGGTAGACGATACCATGGCGGGTGGGCTTCGGTTTTTTCGGTGTCTTCTTGGGCAGCTCTGCCGCCGTGCCTGCAATGCGCGCTGCGCAAGGATCCCGCCAGGGGCAGATGCCGCAGGCAGGCGATTTCGGCGTGCAGATGGTGGCGCCCAGATCCATCACCGCCTGAGCATGGCAGCCGGGGCGCTCTTGCGGTGTCAGCTCTGCTGCACGCTCTTTCAAGAGCGGCTTCGAGCCGGGGAGCGGCTCGTGAATGTCATGTAGGCGGGCCATCACCCGCTCTACATTGCCATCCAGAACCACTTCAGAGTGGTCAAATGCGATCGAGGCGATGGCGGCGGCAGTGTAGGGGCCGATGCCGGGGAGTTTCAGCAGGCCCTCGTAGGTGTCGGGAAAGGTGCCATCCAGATCACGCGCCACGACACGTGCGCATTTGAGGAGATTGCGGGCGCGGGCGTAGTAGCCAAGACCGGCCCATTCGCCCATGACATCAGCGTCAGCTGCAGCAGCAAGATCCATGACCGTCGGCCAGCGGCTTGTGAAACGGTGAAAATAATCCTTCACGGCGGCAACGGTGGTTTGCTGCAGCATCACCTCGCTCAGCCAGACGCGATAGGGATCGGGCAGTACACCTGCCGCGCGATCCGCAGGGCTGACACGCCAGGGCAGGCTGCGGGCGTGGGTATCGTACCAAGCCAACAGATCGCGCCCTAGCCCTTCGGCATCCTCTTTCAGGTCACGCATAGTTTACCCCCTGCCTGATCTTGTTTCGCTGGCGCTTGCAAACGGACCCTTTACAATAGGGCGCACAGTCACGCAAAACCACAGTCATGTCAGTCAGACGCAGCAGCACACGCGGGTTCGCACGGACCTCCAAGCTTTTGAACGATCAGATTCGCAAGGCGGGCGAAAGCCGGGGCTTTGCGGTGTCCCGTCTGCTCACCCATTGGGAAGAGATCGTCGGCACCGATCTGGCGGCTATGGCGCGGCCCGTAAAGGTCGGCTACGGGCGCAGCTCCTTCGGGGCGACGCTAACGGTGCTGACCACGGGCGCCAATGCGCCGATGCTGGAAATGCAAAAGGAAAAGCTGCGGGAAAAGGTCAACGCGGTCTACGGCTACAATGCGATCTCCAAAGTTCTGATCACCCAGACCGCTCCGATCGGGTTTTCCGAAGGTCAGGTCTCGTTCAAATATGCGCCCAAACAGGCCGCTCCGATCCAGCCCGATCCACAGGCGGTTACTGAGGCCGCCCAAGTGGCCGAAGGTGTCGGTGATGAGGGGCTGCGCGCCGCGCTGGAACGGCTGGGGCGCAACGTTCTTACAAAACAGAAAACAATGCGAAAGGGGTATGAATGACCCGTCTTATGTCTGGTGTCTTTGCCGTGGTGGCGCTTGTTGCCGGGGCCTATGCCATCTCTGGACTGGGTGGCCAAAACCGGTTGCCTGAAAACCCGCTGATCGGCGCTGCTGTCGCGCAGGAAGCCGAGGTCGACACCTCGACCATCATCGAGATGGTGCAGGGCGCCGAGGACGCGCCGGTGACACTGATCGAATACGCCTCCTACACCTGTCCGCACTGCGCCAACTTCCATACCGGCCCTTATAAGCAGCTGAAGGCGGATTACATCGACACCGGCAAGGTCAAGTTTATCTACCGTGAGGTCTATTTTGACCGCTACGGCCTCTGGGCATCGGCCATCGCGCGCTGCGCTGGCCCGGATAAGTTCTTTGGCATCACCGATCTGATCTTCCAGCAGCAATCCGAGTGGGCCCGTGCTGGCGGCGCCACCGAGATCGTTGATGCGCTGCGCAAGATCGGCCTTTTGGCTGGCCTCGAAAAGGACCAGCTGGAGGCCTGCCTGCAGGACGGCACCAAACTGCAGACCTTGGTGACCTGGTATCAGGAAAACGCCGAAAAGGATGATGTGACATCGACGCCGTCTTTCGTTCTGAACGGCAGGAAGATCGAGAACCAGTCCTACGAGTCCTTCAAGGCACTTATAGACGCTGAACTGGAAGGCTAATCCGCTTCAGAAATGCGAGAAGGCAAAACCCGGTCCCAGTGGCCGGGTTTTTCAATGATGAAATCGACAAGGCGTTTTGGTCCGCTTTGAGCCCCGGAGCTGTCACCCTTTGGATGGAACTGTGCGAACAGACACCTAGGGCTTGAGTTGTGGACGTGTAATCGTCGCTTGCTTTAGGATGCTAGCAAGAGATCAACGAAAGGACCATCTCGATGCGGATACTTGTATCTACTCTCGCGGCGGCGTTTGTCATAGCGGTAGGTGGAGCGAATGCCGCGGAGACGATCAGCGGATCAGTCACATACCGCGAACGGATTGCCATGCCGCCCGGTGTGACCCTTGAGGTGCAACTTGAAGACGTATCACGGATGGACGCCCCGGCAAAAATCATCAGTGAGGTAACCATGAACGAGGCGGGCAACCCGCCATACGACATCATCATCCCCTATAACCCAGACGCAATACAGGATGGACGGCGCTATACCGTGCGCGCCAGTCTGCGGATGGGCGAGCGGTTGTTGTTCACGACTGACACTCATACCCCTGTCCTATCGGATGGCGCGGGCACCGACGTGTCGATAACCATGGTGCAGGTACAGGTTCTGGCTGAACCGCCCCGCCGAATGATCGGAGAGTTCGTGTATTTCGCGGATGCTGCGACGTTTACCACATGCGGAGGAGAGGAAACCTATCCAGTTGCTGTGGAAGGTGCGTATCCCATTGCGGAACGCGGTTACCTCGACGCGCAGCCTAAGCCGATGGCTTCGGTCGTTGCCGTCTTGGACGGAGAGATTGTCGAACGCGACGGCATGGAAGGCGGTCGGCGCGATATGCTGGTGATTGACCGGCTTGCCGGGTTCGTGCCCGGGATGACCTGTGAGCGTGCAATGGCCGACGCGGATGTCGAAAACACCTATTGGCGCATCCTGTCGATTGGCGGCGCAACGATTGAGGCCGCCGAGGATCGGCGAGAGCCGCACATCATCCTGCGTCCAGATGAAGGGGCATTTACCTCAACCATTGGCTGCAACACCGTCAATGGAAGCTATTCATTCGATGTCCCATCACTCAAGCTGGCTGCAGGCCCCATGACCATGATGGCTTGCCCACCGCCGCTCGATGAGGTCGAACGGGCATGGACCGAGGGCATAGCCTCGGTTAGCGAGGTCATCGTGACAGGTCCCACGATGGAGTTGCGTAGTGCGGAGGGAAAAACTGTTGCGTTTCTCGAGGCCGTGGCGCTGCCCTGATCAGCCACCAAAGGATTCACAAATCGATTCTTTCGTCGTGTAGAATCCTTGCCTGTGGCCCAACGGCGGAAAAAACCGCAAAGCAGACCTTACAGTGTTTTCGCTTATTCCGGCTAAGCTGGCCGTGGTGCCTTCCGTTTCACAAGATCCGTCAAAGTATCTGCATCTTCGATCTCAAGGCGCACGGGTAGTGTGATCACCTTGTAGCGGAAACTCGCAGGCAGGCGTACGGCGTCTTTTTCGGTGGTGACAAGCTGGGCGTTCAGCGCTTTTGCCTCCGCTTCCAGCCGTGTCAGCAGCGCTGCTGGAAGGGTCTGGTGATCATCCAGCGCCTCGGCCCGGACCAGATCGGCGCCGAGGGCTTTGAGCGTGTCAAAGAACTTTTGCGGATAGCCGATCCCGGCAAAGGCGAGAACCCGCGTTCCCTGCCAGGGCATTCCAGTTGGCAGGGGGGCGAGGTGCCCTGTGACGTGAGGCAGATCCC
It encodes:
- a CDS encoding methyl-accepting chemotaxis protein, which produces MSLRMRIVVSLLVSSLVAIAIVTVPLFMGLGTVSDEGIKRELQQFEARVYSQIEGQQRLALTTAQTVASMPDVQRAVAEQDRETLDRLFAQNFKGLAAEAGIAQFQFHTPTAVSVFRVHKPEKFGDDLSGFRHSVVAANAEKAPVSGLERGRAGIGIRGISPIFFEGRHVGTVEIGLKFDSALIESLTEGSDSRIEVYLLPDSDISSFSANGSEIQRLTGNYDGPSLINAETLASFVGGEVIERENFEIDNAAYAGRPFEIRDFSGNLVAVGNALVPLESVNAITNTIRTTGFGAALVAMLLAGAMALVLGKWLCGLLNRISRRMISLSEGDLSIETSGLPTKGEIGDMVSSLGVFRDALMKQKELEEAQKANAKHQAEVVASLGSNLSVLAGGDLTVRIESAFPEDYEQLRSDFNKTVENLNATVAQVVDSAQSIRNGAAEISQSSDDLSHRTESQAATLEETAAALDELTASVKSAAEGARSVENIMEEAKQEAENSGVVVQSAVSAMTEIEQSSTHIAQIISVIDDIAFQTNLLALNAGVEAARAGEAGRGFAVVASEVRALAQRSSDAAMEIKTLISDSSRQVERGVDLVGKAGDALTNIVERVNHISKLVTDIAEGAVEQSTGLGEINTGVVQLDQVTQQNAAMVEEATAAGHMLNSDATKLAELVAHFKVSGSSGITQMSAPKPAASTPTAHGDDDWDFSDFNEAAPAATGTDGNAALDKWQDF
- the hemN gene encoding oxygen-independent coproporphyrinogen III oxidase yields the protein MTQIDRLATLGLFDSRVPRYTSYPTAPVFSPTVGATEQAVHLQTLDPAVPVSVYVHIPFCERLCWFCACRTQGTRRLDPVEAYIGTLEAELKLVAQHLPKGVQMGRLHWGGGTPTILPPHLIYRLAAAVRSVFPKTTDWEFSVEIDPTLVDREKIAALADVGMNRASIGIQDFNPEVQAAIGRDQSYEVTRDCVEDLREAGIMSLNADLIYGLPHQDAVRLSDTVEKVLSLAPDRIALFGYAHVPWVAKRQQLIDELALPGDAERYELACLAGDQFRAAGFETIGIDHFALPGDGLAKAAKSGHLRRNFQGYTDDRCPTLIGLGASSISRYAGGYVQNAAATPAYVERIEAGDLAGARGHEMNEDDHLRARAIEMVMCDFYLDRRALIREYGDMARSLDIEMAAIRARFGDLVALDEQGLSILPEGRALTRIIASQFDAHKPEGVRYSRAS
- a CDS encoding alkane 1-monooxygenase, which encodes MKPSATADRIAHRITPDTLRRWQSALPFWLSFLLVPLLWFSAIMGGWWILLTPLVTWYLFAALDGVFGLHLDNADPQTPEDDLRWYSLLTIAWVPIQFLTLFGLIAYVAGNESLSGLEKFGLFFGMGVISGTVGINYSHELMHQRSRLERWLADILLAMVLYSHFRSEHLLVHHRYVGTPRDPVTARYNEGFHRFYPRVLRECWQSAFRAEKEKLAKKDRPWTDLSNPFFRYWALQGAMLLLAVILGGFGGLVLFLVQAGVAIWQLELVNYVEHYGLTRKHLGDGKYEHVRPCHSWNAAHKASNWLLINLQRHSDHHYKPDRRFPLLQNYTEADAPQLPYGYPVMTIAAMMPPVWRRMMNPRVRRWRQMYYPEITNWTPYNRASNPMPR
- a CDS encoding A/G-specific adenine glycosylase; amino-acid sequence: MRDLKEDAEGLGRDLLAWYDTHARSLPWRVSPADRAAGVLPDPYRVWLSEVMLQQTTVAAVKDYFHRFTSRWPTVMDLAAAADADVMGEWAGLGYYARARNLLKCARVVARDLDGTFPDTYEGLLKLPGIGPYTAAAIASIAFDHSEVVLDGNVERVMARLHDIHEPLPGSKPLLKERAAELTPQERPGCHAQAVMDLGATICTPKSPACGICPWRDPCAARIAGTAAELPKKTPKKPKPTRHGIVYLARSAAGDWLLERRPDKGLLGGMLGWPGSDWNDAPEPAPPFKADWQDLGAEVRHTFTHFHLILRVMVAELPGSFSPGPAQEVITKHDFRPSDLPTVMRKAFDLWRGDKNAKN
- a CDS encoding DUF721 domain-containing protein, which codes for MSVRRSSTRGFARTSKLLNDQIRKAGESRGFAVSRLLTHWEEIVGTDLAAMARPVKVGYGRSSFGATLTVLTTGANAPMLEMQKEKLREKVNAVYGYNAISKVLITQTAPIGFSEGQVSFKYAPKQAAPIQPDPQAVTEAAQVAEGVGDEGLRAALERLGRNVLTKQKTMRKGYE
- a CDS encoding DsbA family protein, which codes for MTRLMSGVFAVVALVAGAYAISGLGGQNRLPENPLIGAAVAQEAEVDTSTIIEMVQGAEDAPVTLIEYASYTCPHCANFHTGPYKQLKADYIDTGKVKFIYREVYFDRYGLWASAIARCAGPDKFFGITDLIFQQQSEWARAGGATEIVDALRKIGLLAGLEKDQLEACLQDGTKLQTLVTWYQENAEKDDVTSTPSFVLNGRKIENQSYESFKALIDAELEG
- a CDS encoding YbaY family lipoprotein, which gives rise to MRILVSTLAAAFVIAVGGANAAETISGSVTYRERIAMPPGVTLEVQLEDVSRMDAPAKIISEVTMNEAGNPPYDIIIPYNPDAIQDGRRYTVRASLRMGERLLFTTDTHTPVLSDGAGTDVSITMVQVQVLAEPPRRMIGEFVYFADAATFTTCGGEETYPVAVEGAYPIAERGYLDAQPKPMASVVAVLDGEIVERDGMEGGRRDMLVIDRLAGFVPGMTCERAMADADVENTYWRILSIGGATIEAAEDRREPHIILRPDEGAFTSTIGCNTVNGSYSFDVPSLKLAAGPMTMMACPPPLDEVERAWTEGIASVSEVIVTGPTMELRSAEGKTVAFLEAVALP